Proteins co-encoded in one Metabacillus sp. KUDC1714 genomic window:
- a CDS encoding ABC transporter substrate-binding protein yields the protein MKKRVAFITFLIIFMILAGYTLSFYYTYSNDQKGQGKNQIDEKDKIHLTFWRNKGTTSENKAYEALISTFEASHPSIEIKMVSIPYADYELRLRTEIAAGNPPDILAIDTPYLALYANSGSLLSIDQYMKAEGDIEDIPPATLKGLTYEDEIYLSPMVESGVALFYNIPLFKEAGVPLPSKDPNKPMTWVEVLEATKKITNSVNGVYGIDPAQGFGAGEAPAYFKLPLLWQFGAEVLNPNATSAEGYLNSDEALKALQFYQDLYHKHKVAAVELPPNPFETGKLAMTVMGSWVVADLEKNFPDFKLGEDFGVAPLPKVKNQVTPNGGWALGITAKSKYPEEAWEFIKYATSFEGSKKYVEMTGDLPARYSVVNAFPELNEYPKNIFIQQTQKYSKNRPVTPVYPAVSEAIKTLFEDVGIGGKNVKASATEAVEKINNSLNDIQNP from the coding sequence ATGAAAAAGAGAGTAGCATTTATTACTTTTTTAATTATTTTCATGATACTAGCTGGTTATACTTTGTCTTTTTATTATACCTACTCAAATGACCAAAAAGGACAAGGGAAGAATCAAATTGATGAAAAAGATAAGATTCACCTCACATTTTGGCGAAATAAGGGGACTACATCAGAAAATAAAGCGTATGAAGCATTAATTTCAACCTTTGAGGCGTCACACCCTTCCATCGAAATTAAGATGGTATCTATTCCATATGCAGACTATGAATTAAGGTTGCGAACAGAAATCGCTGCAGGAAATCCACCTGATATTCTGGCAATTGATACCCCATACTTAGCTCTTTATGCAAATTCAGGATCTCTTTTATCTATTGATCAATATATGAAAGCCGAAGGTGATATTGAAGATATACCTCCTGCTACATTGAAGGGATTAACGTATGAAGATGAAATTTACCTTTCACCAATGGTAGAATCTGGAGTAGCCTTATTTTATAATATCCCCCTATTTAAAGAGGCGGGGGTGCCACTCCCATCTAAAGATCCTAATAAACCGATGACTTGGGTTGAGGTATTAGAGGCGACAAAAAAAATAACGAATTCTGTGAATGGTGTTTATGGAATTGATCCAGCACAGGGGTTTGGTGCGGGTGAAGCTCCTGCTTACTTTAAACTTCCACTTCTGTGGCAGTTTGGGGCTGAAGTTCTTAACCCTAATGCGACATCAGCAGAGGGCTACTTAAATTCGGATGAAGCTTTAAAGGCATTACAATTTTATCAAGATCTCTATCACAAACATAAAGTTGCTGCGGTTGAATTACCACCTAATCCGTTTGAGACGGGAAAGCTTGCAATGACGGTGATGGGCTCTTGGGTAGTTGCAGACCTTGAAAAGAATTTTCCTGACTTTAAATTAGGGGAAGATTTTGGAGTTGCACCGTTACCAAAGGTGAAAAATCAAGTTACGCCAAACGGTGGTTGGGCTCTTGGGATCACAGCAAAATCTAAATATCCTGAAGAAGCGTGGGAATTTATTAAATATGCTACAAGTTTTGAAGGCTCAAAAAAATATGTTGAAATGACAGGTGATTTACCTGCGAGATACTCAGTAGTCAATGCATTTCCTGAACTTAATGAATACCCGAAAAACATATTTATACAACAAACTCAAAAATACTCTAAGAACCGACCAGTTACACCTGTCTATCCTGCTGTAAGTGAAGCGATTAAGACATTATTTGAGGATGTTGGTATAGGCGGGAAAAATGTAAAGGCTTCAGCAACAGAAGCTGTGGAGAAAATTAATAATAGTTTAAATGATATTCAAAATCCATAA
- a CDS encoding sensor histidine kinase: MLFSLRNRLFIIFTLLLTIPFLILSIIIPSWFTSIMEEQTKNSTVEMMDQYSIYIDSITSQAEDLGKQVLVNQTTQQWMKSETEVSNVTSDQRLLMKNQVQRQLSSMMINNSKSMSISVFLNDGTGVWGDLSTLQNTEWFTNFIENDQRWVKTHNDIIAENVNSYLIPLFDLYTLDLTGVIKVNIPSALLETALSKIKLGEKGRVYLVDSKGANVLSGKIKTPNYVLNKSLKEISNSQQNKGLIETAHQGEEYLVFFQKLKIGDWVLVSEITKSELFLKINTLQKNLLITSALIFILTIIASYILSSTIVRPLGKLTKAMKYIEHGDFFGAKGFMQAIKPYNDEVGYAIKVFDHTIDKLNFLIQTEYEANIRRKDAEYKALLLQINPHFLNNTLEIIGGLAAQGKNKEVMNVSIHLGRMMRYSLNTQSDVVRLGEEIAYIRDFTDILKLRYEDAITVEIEEDPETKFVPMIKFIIQPLVENAVKYSFINKQFAQLKIKTENCGDEIFIIVEDHGIGMTEEVVTDLLDTELNNESSNVLKSKGSSIGLKNVLGRLKLYYGENFSYNIQSEREKGTKITLCIKRNSHQ, from the coding sequence ATGCTTTTTTCATTACGGAATCGACTATTTATTATTTTTACTTTATTATTAACGATCCCTTTTCTTATTCTATCCATTATCATTCCAAGTTGGTTTACTTCAATTATGGAGGAACAAACGAAGAATTCAACAGTGGAAATGATGGACCAGTATTCTATCTATATTGATTCAATCACTTCACAAGCAGAGGACCTAGGGAAACAGGTTCTTGTTAATCAAACAACTCAACAATGGATGAAGTCAGAAACAGAGGTTTCCAATGTAACAAGTGATCAGCGATTATTAATGAAAAATCAGGTGCAGAGACAGTTATCTTCCATGATGATTAACAATTCCAAATCCATGTCCATATCTGTTTTTCTTAATGATGGTACCGGGGTATGGGGGGATCTTTCAACATTACAGAATACAGAGTGGTTCACAAATTTTATTGAAAATGACCAGCGGTGGGTAAAAACCCACAATGACATTATTGCAGAAAATGTAAATAGTTATCTTATTCCTCTATTTGATTTGTATACGCTTGATTTAACAGGAGTAATTAAAGTTAATATTCCATCTGCATTGCTTGAAACAGCATTGAGTAAAATCAAACTTGGTGAAAAGGGTCGTGTTTATTTAGTAGATAGTAAAGGAGCAAATGTATTATCAGGAAAGATCAAGACTCCGAATTATGTATTGAATAAAAGTTTAAAAGAAATATCAAATAGTCAACAAAATAAAGGTCTAATCGAAACCGCTCATCAAGGTGAAGAATACCTTGTATTTTTCCAAAAGTTAAAAATTGGTGATTGGGTTCTGGTTAGTGAGATTACCAAGTCTGAATTGTTCTTAAAAATTAATACATTACAAAAGAACTTGTTGATAACAAGTGCTCTAATTTTTATCTTAACGATAATTGCATCTTATATTCTTTCCTCTACTATTGTAAGACCTTTAGGAAAGCTTACAAAAGCAATGAAATATATTGAACATGGAGATTTTTTTGGAGCAAAAGGTTTTATGCAGGCAATTAAACCTTATAACGATGAAGTAGGCTATGCTATAAAAGTATTTGATCATACAATCGACAAACTAAATTTCTTAATTCAAACAGAATACGAAGCGAATATTCGTAGAAAAGATGCTGAATACAAAGCTTTATTATTACAAATTAATCCTCATTTTTTAAACAATACTCTTGAAATTATTGGGGGATTAGCTGCCCAGGGTAAAAACAAAGAGGTTATGAATGTAAGCATTCATTTAGGCCGAATGATGAGGTATTCCTTAAATACTCAAAGTGATGTCGTAAGATTAGGTGAGGAAATCGCTTATATACGAGATTTTACTGATATATTAAAGCTTCGATATGAAGATGCGATTACTGTAGAAATTGAAGAAGATCCAGAAACAAAATTTGTGCCGATGATTAAATTTATTATACAGCCTCTTGTTGAAAACGCAGTAAAATATAGTTTTATAAATAAACAGTTTGCCCAGCTAAAAATAAAAACGGAAAACTGTGGAGATGAAATATTTATTATCGTTGAAGACCATGGAATAGGGATGACTGAAGAGGTCGTTACAGACTTACTGGATACAGAATTAAATAATGAATCAAGCAATGTGTTAAAAAGCAAAGGTAGCAGTATTGGTCTTAAAAATGTATTAGGCCGTTTGAAGTTATACTATGGTGAAAACTTCTCTTATAACATTCAATCTGAAAGGGAAAAGGGTACAAAAATTACTCTGTGTATAAAAAGAAACTCCCATCAGTAA
- a CDS encoding ABC transporter permease yields MKVASKIKSQFEFIKQNYVLYLLLAPAVILTIIFKYVPMYGATIAFKDFSPIKGITGSEWVGFKHFTSFLTSPNFMEIFMNTLKLSSFELLIGFPIPVILALMLNQVRRAKVKKNVQLFLYAPHFISVVVVSGMVFLFLSPTGPINAILSIFLDKPISFMSDPEAFRTIYIWSGVWQGAGWASIIYVAALANVDPQLHDAATVDGASLLQRIWHIDLPTLKPVMAVLFILAAGGIMAIGFEKAYLLQTSMNLPSAEIIPTYVYKRGLQAGDYSFATAVGLFNAVINVILLVFVNQVVKKLNEGEGLL; encoded by the coding sequence ATCAAAGTTGCATCTAAAATAAAGAGTCAATTTGAGTTTATTAAGCAAAACTACGTTCTTTATTTGCTCCTTGCTCCTGCTGTAATCCTTACAATCATTTTTAAGTATGTACCCATGTATGGGGCAACCATTGCATTTAAAGATTTTAGTCCAATTAAGGGAATCACGGGCAGTGAATGGGTTGGTTTTAAGCATTTCACAAGTTTTTTAACATCACCTAATTTTATGGAAATTTTTATGAATACGCTTAAATTAAGTTCTTTTGAACTTCTCATTGGATTTCCGATTCCCGTCATATTAGCTCTCATGTTAAATCAGGTGAGAAGAGCTAAAGTAAAAAAGAATGTTCAATTATTTCTTTATGCACCACATTTTATTTCAGTAGTAGTTGTTTCAGGGATGGTTTTCCTGTTTTTATCACCGACAGGTCCAATTAATGCGATATTATCTATTTTTTTAGACAAGCCTATATCATTTATGTCTGATCCAGAAGCATTTAGAACGATCTACATTTGGTCTGGAGTATGGCAAGGTGCTGGGTGGGCATCAATTATTTACGTTGCAGCACTTGCGAATGTGGATCCGCAACTTCATGATGCAGCAACAGTTGATGGGGCATCACTCTTACAACGAATTTGGCATATTGACCTTCCCACATTGAAACCAGTTATGGCAGTGCTATTTATTCTAGCTGCTGGAGGCATTATGGCTATCGGTTTTGAAAAGGCTTACCTATTACAAACATCAATGAACCTGCCAAGCGCGGAAATTATACCAACCTATGTATATAAAAGAGGGTTACAAGCAGGCGACTATTCATTTGCAACAGCAGTTGGATTATTTAACGCCGTTATTAATGTGATTTTACTCGTCTTTGTCAATCAAGTGGTGAAAAAGCTAAATGAAGGTGAAGGTCTTCTATAG
- a CDS encoding ABC transporter substrate-binding protein — translation MKKMYKTISALVLSGALVATGCSNKSNESASSEAFELKEISFPLEEKVTLKMMTQSSPLAPNDPNEKLIYQRLEEETGVHVDWTNYTADTFVEKRNLAIASGELPDAILNAGYSDYELLKLAKDGAIVPVEELIEQHMPNLQKVLDAAPEYKAMITAPDGHIYSFPWIEELGSGKESIHSVDDFPWINVEWLNNLGLKMPKTTEELKEVLIAFKTQDPNGNGEADEIPMSFIINHGGEDLSFLFGSFGLGENGDHTVVTNDGEVKLTAADEGYKEAIKFFNELYEEDLIDIEAFEQDWNTYLAKGKQERYGLYFTWDKANITGMNDKYDLMPALEGSDGHKNVARTNGMGFDRGRMVITSANKNVELTAKWIDELYDPLQSVQNNWGTYGDETQQNIFELDESANLLKHLPLNGAAPVELREKTSIGGPLAILDEYYGHVTTKPDDAAWRLGLMKDVMVPDMKAENIYPRVFFSIEELDKLSTIEADLFPYIKRKKAEWITNGKVEEEWDAHLAELDRLGLQEWLEIKQAGYDRNQQ, via the coding sequence ATGAAAAAAATGTATAAAACAATTTCTGCATTGGTACTCTCCGGAGCATTAGTTGCTACGGGATGTAGTAATAAAAGCAATGAAAGTGCTTCATCTGAGGCTTTTGAACTTAAAGAGATTTCATTTCCATTAGAAGAGAAGGTTACATTAAAAATGATGACTCAAAGTTCTCCATTAGCACCAAATGATCCAAATGAAAAACTCATTTACCAAAGATTAGAAGAGGAAACAGGGGTTCATGTTGATTGGACGAACTATACAGCGGATACATTTGTTGAAAAAAGAAATTTAGCCATTGCTAGCGGAGAGCTGCCGGATGCAATATTAAATGCAGGTTATAGTGACTATGAATTATTAAAACTAGCAAAAGATGGAGCAATTGTTCCAGTTGAAGAATTAATCGAACAACATATGCCTAACTTACAAAAAGTGCTTGATGCTGCACCTGAGTATAAAGCAATGATAACTGCACCTGATGGGCATATTTATTCGTTTCCTTGGATTGAGGAACTAGGCTCAGGGAAAGAAAGTATCCATTCAGTGGACGATTTCCCTTGGATTAACGTTGAATGGTTGAATAATTTAGGCTTGAAAATGCCAAAGACTACTGAGGAATTAAAAGAAGTATTAATTGCTTTTAAAACCCAAGATCCAAATGGTAACGGGGAAGCAGACGAAATCCCAATGTCTTTCATCATTAATCATGGTGGTGAGGATTTATCATTCTTATTTGGCTCATTTGGTCTAGGTGAAAACGGGGATCATACTGTTGTAACGAATGATGGAGAAGTAAAACTAACAGCTGCAGATGAGGGCTATAAAGAAGCAATCAAATTTTTCAATGAATTATATGAAGAAGATTTAATTGATATTGAGGCATTTGAGCAGGATTGGAATACGTATCTTGCAAAAGGAAAACAAGAACGCTATGGTTTATATTTCACATGGGATAAAGCAAATATCACGGGGATGAATGATAAATATGATTTAATGCCTGCCCTAGAAGGTTCAGATGGACATAAAAATGTTGCAAGAACAAATGGAATGGGCTTCGATAGAGGTAGAATGGTTATTACAAGTGCAAACAAAAACGTGGAATTAACAGCAAAATGGATCGACGAACTCTATGATCCACTTCAATCTGTTCAAAACAACTGGGGTACGTATGGAGATGAAACACAACAAAATATTTTTGAATTGGATGAAAGCGCTAATCTGCTAAAGCACCTTCCATTAAATGGTGCAGCTCCTGTTGAATTAAGAGAGAAAACGTCTATCGGTGGGCCATTAGCGATACTGGATGAATATTATGGACATGTTACGACTAAACCAGACGATGCAGCATGGAGATTAGGATTAATGAAGGATGTTATGGTTCCAGATATGAAAGCAGAAAACATTTATCCAAGAGTGTTTTTCTCAATTGAAGAATTAGATAAACTTTCAACAATCGAAGCGGATTTATTTCCATATATTAAAAGGAAAAAAGCAGAATGGATTACAAATGGAAAAGTTGAAGAAGAGTGGGATGCTCATTTAGCTGAACTAGACAGACTTGGATTACAAGAATGGTTAGAAATTAAACAAGCAGGTTATGATCGAAATCAGCAATAA
- a CDS encoding response regulator transcription factor: MLKVIIADDEIQIRKGLRMKVAWEEEGFQIVEEASNGQESLDLLKKMKVDVVITDVRMPIMDGIEFVKQCHHEHPNVKVIVLSGYSDFEYVRSSMIEGVKDYLLKPVAPDELVEALRRIRSEIEKEKKRQLESDQMKRLVHNQLEEMREQYLLHLVKEEWSELTVTIERLQQLQLNDFANEDVHFQFVTVEVRGADRESNIKELWLPFRMLCKEIAKEHDGTYSFYDASYANMIHFIHRVDSNQLNSKSPLIRKIQRHVKEFMNIETVIGIGKVVTGLTECKNGYISALLSWSQSQLGSQSQVIEETMNKEVFEFTADVEKKLINTIETENHEDFKKTIYSILGEMNHQSIMSFSFVANRVLFMLGSLAKKYDIDTIEINNTIWNCQQRIWELNSQNRVIEQLIHLAHSIIKKVHEDRCSSNGVAIVENVRRYLEQHYANEISLTTLADKFHINSTYLSEIFKHNIGQNFSDYLISLRMDHAQAFLKDKQLKIIDVAHLVGFSNSGYFSTVFKKHFGQTPVEFRKSQNLNR, encoded by the coding sequence ATGTTGAAGGTAATCATTGCTGATGATGAAATACAAATTCGAAAAGGGTTACGGATGAAAGTAGCGTGGGAAGAGGAAGGTTTTCAAATTGTTGAAGAAGCTTCGAATGGACAAGAATCACTGGACTTGTTAAAAAAGATGAAGGTAGATGTAGTCATTACAGATGTAAGGATGCCAATCATGGATGGTATTGAATTTGTGAAACAATGTCATCATGAACACCCGAATGTTAAAGTAATTGTCTTATCAGGTTATTCCGATTTTGAGTATGTAAGATCATCGATGATAGAAGGTGTGAAAGATTACCTTTTAAAACCAGTCGCTCCTGATGAATTAGTAGAAGCTTTGAGACGAATTAGATCGGAAATAGAGAAAGAAAAGAAAAGGCAGCTCGAATCTGATCAAATGAAAAGGCTTGTTCACAACCAGTTGGAAGAAATGCGGGAACAATATTTGCTCCATTTGGTTAAGGAAGAATGGTCAGAACTCACAGTTACAATTGAGAGGCTTCAGCAATTGCAGTTAAATGATTTTGCGAATGAAGACGTACATTTTCAGTTTGTAACGGTGGAAGTAAGAGGAGCAGATCGGGAATCTAATATAAAGGAACTGTGGCTTCCTTTTAGAATGCTATGCAAGGAAATTGCTAAAGAACACGATGGAACTTATTCTTTCTATGATGCAAGTTATGCAAATATGATTCACTTTATCCATAGAGTAGATTCCAACCAGTTAAATTCTAAATCTCCATTGATTAGAAAAATTCAACGACATGTAAAGGAATTCATGAACATAGAAACAGTGATAGGTATTGGAAAGGTTGTTACTGGTCTGACAGAATGTAAAAATGGTTATATATCAGCATTGCTTTCTTGGAGTCAAAGCCAATTAGGCTCACAATCACAGGTGATAGAGGAGACAATGAATAAGGAAGTATTTGAGTTTACAGCTGATGTTGAAAAGAAATTAATTAACACAATCGAAACTGAAAATCATGAGGACTTTAAGAAAACTATTTATTCAATTTTGGGAGAAATGAATCACCAATCGATTATGTCCTTTTCTTTTGTTGCCAATCGAGTGCTATTTATGTTAGGTTCTTTAGCAAAAAAGTATGATATTGATACGATTGAAATAAATAATACGATATGGAATTGCCAACAGAGGATATGGGAGCTTAACTCTCAAAACAGGGTCATAGAACAGCTCATTCATTTGGCGCACTCTATCATTAAAAAGGTACATGAAGACCGTTGCTCCTCAAATGGGGTAGCAATCGTAGAAAATGTTCGTCGTTATTTAGAACAGCATTATGCAAATGAAATTTCGCTTACTACTTTGGCAGATAAGTTCCATATTAATAGTACGTATTTGTCTGAAATTTTCAAACACAACATTGGGCAAAACTTTAGTGATTATCTGATCAGCTTACGAATGGATCATGCTCAAGCTTTTTTAAAAGATAAACAACTTAAAATAATTGACGTAGCTCACTTAGTGGGTTTTTCAAATTCAGGTTATTTTAGTACAGTATTTAAAAAACACTTTGGTCAAACACCAGTTGAATTCCGTAAATCGCAAAATTTGAATAGATAA
- a CDS encoding GH32 C-terminal domain-containing protein, producing the protein MKQSGIISDWTGVSGEWIPSTNGSNGGIWECPTLIELPIDGDPRKTKWVLQVSINDGAPAGGSGMQYFVGSFDGKTFKNDNPADKVLWADYGADYYAAVDWSGIEGENGEKYWLGWMSNWLYANHTPTTTWRSSTTLPRKMELTQTEGGLRLKQTPVSLNSIRDRKEKVSFANKVISSDRNLLSNLSEDTFEMIAEFDIKDTDATEFGFKVRKGAKEYTTIGYDVSTKQLFVDRTNSGSFDYGSNVVGKHEGPLTDTNGTVKMHIFVDRSAVEVFGNNGETVITDQIFPDPLSKELELYSKGGNVTLKSLEIYPLKSIWKKKSPFKSKLSGWTTINGKWADTINGKQGQSDGDAFILADESDKDFTYEADIKVLDTDSHPNDPEKDTIGNLVGAGGLVFRSDLTAKNSYVLNLDVRNNVVKLIKFVNGIGSELVVYNDDGKLNLMTNKEYHLKVVTEDSHIKAYLDNKLIINKKDDTFNEGYFGLNVWSSTVVFNKVKVK; encoded by the coding sequence ATGAAACAGAGTGGTATCATTTCAGATTGGACTGGTGTTTCTGGAGAGTGGATACCTTCTACAAATGGTAGTAATGGTGGAATTTGGGAATGTCCAACGTTAATAGAATTACCTATTGATGGTGACCCTAGAAAAACAAAATGGGTGTTACAAGTTAGTATTAATGACGGTGCTCCAGCAGGTGGGTCTGGAATGCAATATTTTGTAGGTAGCTTTGATGGTAAAACGTTTAAAAATGACAATCCTGCGGATAAAGTATTATGGGCTGATTATGGAGCTGATTATTATGCTGCAGTTGATTGGAGTGGGATTGAAGGAGAAAATGGTGAAAAATATTGGCTTGGATGGATGAGCAATTGGCTATATGCAAATCATACACCGACTACAACGTGGAGAAGCTCTACGACATTACCGAGAAAGATGGAGCTCACTCAAACAGAAGGTGGCTTACGTTTAAAACAAACTCCAGTCTCTTTAAATAGTATTCGTGATAGAAAAGAGAAAGTTTCATTTGCGAATAAAGTGATATCAAGTGATCGTAATCTTTTATCAAACCTGTCAGAAGATACTTTTGAAATGATCGCTGAATTTGATATAAAGGATACAGATGCAACTGAATTCGGGTTCAAGGTTCGTAAAGGAGCTAAGGAATATACAACAATTGGTTATGATGTTAGCACTAAGCAGCTTTTCGTTGACCGAACAAATTCTGGAAGCTTTGATTATGGCAGCAATGTAGTAGGCAAACATGAGGGACCTCTAACTGACACTAATGGCACAGTAAAAATGCATATCTTTGTAGACCGTTCTGCTGTTGAGGTATTCGGAAATAATGGTGAAACAGTAATTACAGATCAAATCTTCCCAGATCCATTAAGTAAAGAATTAGAGCTTTATAGTAAAGGTGGAAATGTTACATTAAAATCATTGGAAATATACCCTTTAAAAAGTATATGGAAGAAAAAAAGTCCATTTAAGTCAAAATTATCAGGCTGGACGACAATTAACGGCAAATGGGCTGACACAATAAATGGAAAACAGGGACAAAGTGATGGCGATGCTTTCATTTTAGCTGATGAATCTGATAAAGACTTTACGTACGAAGCGGATATTAAGGTACTTGATACTGATTCACATCCAAATGACCCAGAAAAAGATACGATTGGAAACTTAGTTGGTGCAGGTGGTTTGGTTTTTCGCTCAGATTTAACCGCGAAAAACTCGTATGTTCTAAATCTTGATGTAAGAAATAATGTCGTGAAACTCATTAAGTTTGTTAATGGTATTGGATCTGAGCTTGTAGTTTATAATGATGATGGAAAGCTAAATTTAATGACAAATAAAGAGTATCATCTAAAAGTTGTTACGGAAGATAGTCACATTAAAGCTTATTTAGACAACAAGCTCATTATTAATAAGAAAGACGATACGTTTAATGAAGGGTATTTTGGATTAAATGTTTGGAGTTCAACAGTTGTATTTAATAAAGTGAAGGTAAAATGA
- a CDS encoding carbohydrate ABC transporter permease, translating into MNNSKTDKLILLFNKVLLSVIVMIVVFPLLYVLLASFLEPNALISKGFKINTSDWTFEGYKRILTDGTIVKGFMNSILYSTGFTIVTVLVCILAGYTLSTEGLVGRKIIMVFFLITMFFNGGLIPTYLVVRDLGMLNTIWSIIVPNAINVWFIILARTYFKSIPKELKEAARIDGASEFKIFLKIVFPLSKPIIFVLALYAFIGQWNAYFDAMIYLEDRDLYPLQLVLRSILIQNEVQPGMISDQLARAELQKISEMIKYSSIVIASLPLIVMYPFFQKYFEKGVMVGSLK; encoded by the coding sequence ATGAATAATTCAAAAACTGATAAATTAATACTTCTTTTTAATAAAGTTCTGTTAAGTGTCATTGTCATGATTGTTGTTTTTCCACTCTTATATGTATTGCTCGCTTCTTTTTTAGAACCTAATGCGCTAATTAGCAAAGGATTTAAGATAAATACATCTGATTGGACTTTTGAAGGCTACAAGAGAATTTTAACCGATGGTACCATCGTGAAAGGGTTCATGAATTCAATTCTCTATTCAACTGGATTTACAATTGTAACAGTATTAGTTTGTATTCTTGCGGGATATACGTTATCCACAGAAGGTTTAGTTGGTAGAAAAATAATTATGGTATTCTTTCTCATTACAATGTTTTTTAATGGGGGATTAATCCCAACTTATTTAGTTGTCCGAGATTTAGGAATGCTTAATACAATTTGGTCGATAATTGTTCCAAATGCTATCAATGTATGGTTTATTATTTTAGCTCGAACCTATTTTAAATCAATTCCAAAAGAGTTAAAGGAAGCAGCAAGAATAGATGGTGCATCTGAATTCAAGATATTCCTAAAAATTGTCTTCCCTTTGTCTAAACCAATTATTTTTGTTCTAGCTTTATATGCTTTTATCGGTCAGTGGAATGCTTATTTTGATGCGATGATTTATCTTGAAGATCGAGATCTCTATCCATTGCAATTGGTATTACGTTCTATTTTAATTCAAAACGAAGTACAGCCTGGAATGATTAGTGATCAACTTGCAAGAGCTGAGTTGCAAAAGATTTCAGAAATGATTAAGTATTCATCGATCGTTATTGCCAGCTTACCATTAATTGTTATGTATCCATTCTTCCAGAAATATTTTGAAAAAGGTGTTATGGTTGGATCTTTAAAATAA